One Panicum virgatum strain AP13 chromosome 9K, P.virgatum_v5, whole genome shotgun sequence genomic region harbors:
- the LOC120652504 gene encoding uncharacterized protein LOC120652504 isoform X2 gives MDPGRPLPGRGSFLSSSVHAAAALLLLLVLLVTLLGLPTSISPRAAPALTDQRPQEPTCDPASPLDCADPRLFHLMMRSAIEAFPAVHFARFGRPVPGDPPSASCDMAWRARSDSDSPSKATTKDYRRFAIARDPRTCAYSVLSIGEYHSGPNARKPRRAATNATIAPPPPPALSRSQFARGSYLAYVGGGDRCKPMPHYLRSLLCALAEARYLNRTLVLDLTLCLAASYAAAGTGGMPEEGKRLAFYIDVDHLHSQVPIIEDGQFWADWDRWGVQGQLPARLVEDTRHAHIKFSKVRDTLIVRKFGDVEPGNYWYNVCEGEAKGVLSPMRRVIRWAPSLMHIVDDIVSRMQPDFDSVHIDANGEDLRRKVEEGLDAGRQVYVAGEGVSSALVEALKAKLTVHHLDEFEDLWGTDSKWFLEMRRLNGGVPVEFDGYMREVVDREVFLRGKKKAEHCSTRSWKTILR, from the exons ATGGACCCGGGCCGCCCGCTGCCGGGACGAGggtccttcctctcctcctccgtgcacgccgccgcggcgctcctcctcctgctcgtcctcctcgtcacgCTTCTCGGCCTCCCCACCTCCAtctccccgcgcgccgcccccgccctcaCCGACCAGAGGCCTCAGGAGCCGACCTGCGACCCCGCCTCCCCGCTCGACTGCGCCGACCCGCGCCTCTTCCACCTCATGATGCGCAGCGCCATCGAGGCCTTCCCGGCCGTCCACTTCGCCCGCTTCGGCCGCCCCGTCCCCGGCGACCCCCCGTCCGCCTCCTGCGACATGGCCTGGCGCGCCCGCTCCGACTCCGACTCCCCCTCCAAGGCCACCACCAAGGACTACCGCCGCTTCGCCATTGCCCGCGACCCCCGCACGTGCGCCTACTCCGTCCTCTCCATCGGCGAGTACCACTCCGGCCCCAACGCCCGcaagcctcgccgcgccgccaccaacgCCACCATCgcccctccgcccccgcccgcgCTCTCCCGCTCCCAGTTCGCCCGGGGCTCCTACCTCGCCTACGTCGGGGGCGGCGACCGCTGCAAGCCCATGCCGCACTACCTGCGCAGCCTCCTCTGCGCCCTCGCCGAGGCGCGCTACCTCAATCGCACCCTCGTCCTTGATCTCACCCTCTGCCTCGCTGCCTCCTACGCCGCAGCGGGCACCGGAGGAATGCCTGAGGAGGGCAAGCGCCTTGCCTTCTACATCGACGTCGACCACCTCCACTCCCAGGTCCCCATCATTGAGGATGGCCAGTTCTGGGCGGACTGGGATAGGTGGGGAGTGCAGGGCCAGCTCCCGGCGCGCCTTGTTGAGGACACCAGGCATGCACATATCAAGTTCTCCAAGGTCAGGGACACCCTCATCGTCAGGAAATTCGGGGATGTGGAGCCAGGGAACTACTGGTACAATGTTTGCGAGGGTGAGGCCAAGGGTGTGCTCAGCCCAATGCGCCGGGTGATACGCTGGGCACCGAGCTTGATGCACATTGTCGATGATATTGTCTCAAGGATGCAACCAGACTTCGATTCGGTCCATATTGATGCCAATGGTGAGGACCTTAGACGGAAGGTCGAGGAAGGTCTTGATGCAGGGCGGCAAGTGTATGTCGCAGGGGAGGGGGTCAGCAGTGCACTGGTGGAGGCACTCAAGGCAAAGCTCACTGTGCATCACCTGGATGAGTTTGAGGACCTGTGGGGGACAGACAGCAAGTGGTTTTTGGAGATGAGGAGGCTTAATGGCGGGGTTCCTGTGGAGTTTGATGGGTACATGCGCGAGGTTGTTGATAGGGAGGTCTTCCtcagagggaagaagaaggcaGAG CATTGCAGCACTCGATCATGGAAAACGATACTCAGATAG
- the LOC120652504 gene encoding uncharacterized protein LOC120652504 isoform X1, with the protein MDPGRPLPGRGSFLSSSVHAAAALLLLLVLLVTLLGLPTSISPRAAPALTDQRPQEPTCDPASPLDCADPRLFHLMMRSAIEAFPAVHFARFGRPVPGDPPSASCDMAWRARSDSDSPSKATTKDYRRFAIARDPRTCAYSVLSIGEYHSGPNARKPRRAATNATIAPPPPPALSRSQFARGSYLAYVGGGDRCKPMPHYLRSLLCALAEARYLNRTLVLDLTLCLAASYAAAGTGGMPEEGKRLAFYIDVDHLHSQVPIIEDGQFWADWDRWGVQGQLPARLVEDTRHAHIKFSKVRDTLIVRKFGDVEPGNYWYNVCEGEAKGVLSPMRRVIRWAPSLMHIVDDIVSRMQPDFDSVHIDANGEDLRRKVEEGLDAGRQVYVAGEGVSSALVEALKAKLTVHHLDEFEDLWGTDSKWFLEMRRLNGGVPVEFDGYMREVVDREVFLRGKKKAEHSIMENDTQIVYHDAFLGEILQHQQTLDIIRFPLIVTYSGQNTNIPAKPVKKILETQLS; encoded by the exons ATGGACCCGGGCCGCCCGCTGCCGGGACGAGggtccttcctctcctcctccgtgcacgccgccgcggcgctcctcctcctgctcgtcctcctcgtcacgCTTCTCGGCCTCCCCACCTCCAtctccccgcgcgccgcccccgccctcaCCGACCAGAGGCCTCAGGAGCCGACCTGCGACCCCGCCTCCCCGCTCGACTGCGCCGACCCGCGCCTCTTCCACCTCATGATGCGCAGCGCCATCGAGGCCTTCCCGGCCGTCCACTTCGCCCGCTTCGGCCGCCCCGTCCCCGGCGACCCCCCGTCCGCCTCCTGCGACATGGCCTGGCGCGCCCGCTCCGACTCCGACTCCCCCTCCAAGGCCACCACCAAGGACTACCGCCGCTTCGCCATTGCCCGCGACCCCCGCACGTGCGCCTACTCCGTCCTCTCCATCGGCGAGTACCACTCCGGCCCCAACGCCCGcaagcctcgccgcgccgccaccaacgCCACCATCgcccctccgcccccgcccgcgCTCTCCCGCTCCCAGTTCGCCCGGGGCTCCTACCTCGCCTACGTCGGGGGCGGCGACCGCTGCAAGCCCATGCCGCACTACCTGCGCAGCCTCCTCTGCGCCCTCGCCGAGGCGCGCTACCTCAATCGCACCCTCGTCCTTGATCTCACCCTCTGCCTCGCTGCCTCCTACGCCGCAGCGGGCACCGGAGGAATGCCTGAGGAGGGCAAGCGCCTTGCCTTCTACATCGACGTCGACCACCTCCACTCCCAGGTCCCCATCATTGAGGATGGCCAGTTCTGGGCGGACTGGGATAGGTGGGGAGTGCAGGGCCAGCTCCCGGCGCGCCTTGTTGAGGACACCAGGCATGCACATATCAAGTTCTCCAAGGTCAGGGACACCCTCATCGTCAGGAAATTCGGGGATGTGGAGCCAGGGAACTACTGGTACAATGTTTGCGAGGGTGAGGCCAAGGGTGTGCTCAGCCCAATGCGCCGGGTGATACGCTGGGCACCGAGCTTGATGCACATTGTCGATGATATTGTCTCAAGGATGCAACCAGACTTCGATTCGGTCCATATTGATGCCAATGGTGAGGACCTTAGACGGAAGGTCGAGGAAGGTCTTGATGCAGGGCGGCAAGTGTATGTCGCAGGGGAGGGGGTCAGCAGTGCACTGGTGGAGGCACTCAAGGCAAAGCTCACTGTGCATCACCTGGATGAGTTTGAGGACCTGTGGGGGACAGACAGCAAGTGGTTTTTGGAGATGAGGAGGCTTAATGGCGGGGTTCCTGTGGAGTTTGATGGGTACATGCGCGAGGTTGTTGATAGGGAGGTCTTCCtcagagggaagaagaaggcaGAG CACTCGATCATGGAAAACGATACTCAGATAGTGTACCATGATGCTTTCTTAGGAGAAATACTGCAGCATCAGCAAACTCTTGATATTATTCGGTTTCCTTTGATTGTCACGTATTCTGGCCAGAACACTAATATCCCTGCCAAACCTGTCAAGAAGATATTAGAGACTCAATTGTCATAA